One Malania oleifera isolate guangnan ecotype guangnan chromosome 9, ASM2987363v1, whole genome shotgun sequence DNA segment encodes these proteins:
- the LOC131164299 gene encoding glycosyltransferase BC10 isoform X1, translating into MSRSRGSKEDADTPVGIAVKDSSLRLLKIIALLIVFAAGVVIGLASSSHINRYFNPQAELYYSINHASSSINSTTGNNCTIVHVDACEKVDCLDMDGFLHPKNLTHGLSDKQLFWRASMVPEEEEYPYDRVPKVAFMFLTRGPLPLLPLWEKFFQGHEKLFSIYVHALPGYKLNVSTTSVFYRRQIPSQILTAAQNLSKFMLLERWALILLTIIRKILKSKDVQWGSVGLVDAEKRLLANALLDFSNERFVLLSESCIPVYNFPTVYKYLINSDHSFADSYDEPTRYGRGRYSRSMLPDIKLFQWRKGSQWFELHRSLAIAVVSDTKYYTLFKKYCKPSCYPDEHYIPTYLNMFHGSQNANRSVTWVDWSIIGPHPATFEEANVTESFIQSLRNNGTICSYNSRTTSICYLFARKFAPSALEPLLNLSSTVMKF; encoded by the exons ATGTCGAGGAGTAGGGGAAGCAAAGAAGATGCAGACACGCCTGTGGGTATTGCAGTCAAAGACTCGTCGCTCAGACTTTTGAAGATCATCGCACTTCTGATTGTTTTTGCCGCTGGTGTGGTCATAGGGTTGGCCTCCAGTTCTCACATTAATCGGTATTTTAACCCACAGGCTGAACTGTACTATTCTATAAACCATGCTTCTTCTTCTATAAATAGCACAACTGGGAATAACTGTACTATTGTACATGTAGACGCTTGTGAAAAGGTGGATTGTTTAGACATGGATGGCTTTCTTCATCCTAAGAATCTGACGCATGGTTTGTCAGACAAGCAACTCTTTTGGAGAGCCTCAATGGTGCCGGAGGAGGAGGAGTATCCTTATGATAGGGTGCCTAAAGTGGCTTTTATGTTCTTGACAAGGGGGCCGCTCCCGCTATTGCCATTGTGGGAGAAGTTCTTTCAAGGCCATGAGAAGCTATTTTCAATATATGTGCATGCTCTTCCCGGGTACAAGCTCAATGTATCAACCACCTCTGTTTTCTACAGACGGCAGATTCCTAGTCAG ATTCTGACTGCTGCACAGAATCTCTCAAAATTCATGTTGTTGGAGAGGTGGGCATTAATTCTTTTAACCATTATCAGAAAGATCCTGAAATCTAAG GATGTTCAGTGGGGATCAGTAGGACTGGTTGATGCGGAGAAGCGTCTTCTCGCCAATGCACTACTTGATTTCTCGAATGAGCGGTTTGTTCTTCTTTCTGAGAGCTGCATCCCAGTGTACAACTTCCCAACTGTTTACAAGTATCTCATCAATTCTGATCACAGTTTTGCTGATTCTTATGATGAGCCCACACGTTATGGGCGTGGTCGATACAGTCGCAGCATGCTTCCTGATATCAAGCTCTTTCAATGGCGGAAAGGATCCCAATGGTTTGAACTCCACCGTTCCCTGGCCATTGCAGTAGTCTCAGATACCAAGTACTATACCCTGTTCAAGAAATACTGTAAGCCTTCTTGCTACCCAGATGAGCATTACATTCCAACTTACTTGAACATGTTCCACGGATCCCAAAATGCGAACCGGAGTGTCACTTGGGTTGACTGGTCAATAATTGGTCCACACCCAGCTACATTTGAGGAGGCTAATGTTACTGAAAGTTTTATACAGTCTTTAAGGAATAATGGGACGATCTGTTCATATAATTCAAGAACAACATCCATTTGTTATCTCTTTGCTCGTAAGTTTGCTCCGAGCGCCCTGGAGCCCTTACTCAACCTCAGCTCAACAGtgatgaaattttga
- the LOC131164299 gene encoding glycosyltransferase BC10 isoform X2, translating to MSRSRGSKEDADTPVGIAVKDSSLRLLKIIALLIVFAAGVVIGLASSSHINRYFNPQAELYYSINHASSSINSTTGNNCTIVHVDACEKVDCLDMDGFLHPKNLTHGLSDKQLFWRASMVPEEEEYPYDRVPKVAFMFLTRGPLPLLPLWEKFFQGHEKLFSIYVHALPGYKLNVSTTSVFYRRQIPSQDVQWGSVGLVDAEKRLLANALLDFSNERFVLLSESCIPVYNFPTVYKYLINSDHSFADSYDEPTRYGRGRYSRSMLPDIKLFQWRKGSQWFELHRSLAIAVVSDTKYYTLFKKYCKPSCYPDEHYIPTYLNMFHGSQNANRSVTWVDWSIIGPHPATFEEANVTESFIQSLRNNGTICSYNSRTTSICYLFARKFAPSALEPLLNLSSTVMKF from the exons ATGTCGAGGAGTAGGGGAAGCAAAGAAGATGCAGACACGCCTGTGGGTATTGCAGTCAAAGACTCGTCGCTCAGACTTTTGAAGATCATCGCACTTCTGATTGTTTTTGCCGCTGGTGTGGTCATAGGGTTGGCCTCCAGTTCTCACATTAATCGGTATTTTAACCCACAGGCTGAACTGTACTATTCTATAAACCATGCTTCTTCTTCTATAAATAGCACAACTGGGAATAACTGTACTATTGTACATGTAGACGCTTGTGAAAAGGTGGATTGTTTAGACATGGATGGCTTTCTTCATCCTAAGAATCTGACGCATGGTTTGTCAGACAAGCAACTCTTTTGGAGAGCCTCAATGGTGCCGGAGGAGGAGGAGTATCCTTATGATAGGGTGCCTAAAGTGGCTTTTATGTTCTTGACAAGGGGGCCGCTCCCGCTATTGCCATTGTGGGAGAAGTTCTTTCAAGGCCATGAGAAGCTATTTTCAATATATGTGCATGCTCTTCCCGGGTACAAGCTCAATGTATCAACCACCTCTGTTTTCTACAGACGGCAGATTCCTAGTCAG GATGTTCAGTGGGGATCAGTAGGACTGGTTGATGCGGAGAAGCGTCTTCTCGCCAATGCACTACTTGATTTCTCGAATGAGCGGTTTGTTCTTCTTTCTGAGAGCTGCATCCCAGTGTACAACTTCCCAACTGTTTACAAGTATCTCATCAATTCTGATCACAGTTTTGCTGATTCTTATGATGAGCCCACACGTTATGGGCGTGGTCGATACAGTCGCAGCATGCTTCCTGATATCAAGCTCTTTCAATGGCGGAAAGGATCCCAATGGTTTGAACTCCACCGTTCCCTGGCCATTGCAGTAGTCTCAGATACCAAGTACTATACCCTGTTCAAGAAATACTGTAAGCCTTCTTGCTACCCAGATGAGCATTACATTCCAACTTACTTGAACATGTTCCACGGATCCCAAAATGCGAACCGGAGTGTCACTTGGGTTGACTGGTCAATAATTGGTCCACACCCAGCTACATTTGAGGAGGCTAATGTTACTGAAAGTTTTATACAGTCTTTAAGGAATAATGGGACGATCTGTTCATATAATTCAAGAACAACATCCATTTGTTATCTCTTTGCTCGTAAGTTTGCTCCGAGCGCCCTGGAGCCCTTACTCAACCTCAGCTCAACAGtgatgaaattttga